The Vanessa tameamea isolate UH-Manoa-2023 chromosome 2, ilVanTame1 primary haplotype, whole genome shotgun sequence genome has a segment encoding these proteins:
- the Snup gene encoding snurportin-1, with amino-acid sequence MDEDLDILEKALLNLEATEKEAEKSGNHERLYKNWGKFGNQEERRMRLLEIQKGNRNNKIDRFRGILDLVNSGDDSKLFKPYKKVQYRPNIYVAGFHKTCLTYSNVLMLSEWMIEKPRDFSKNWYVVPCPKGMRLLVVSNHGTTKFYSKYGHFKFELHTGLPGGNPYNCYRKNCCVLDCFFCEKTNTMYLLDLLAWNNQPMTDGETEFRHYWMKTQLEDFPDTKTINKKNKVIIKILPMMPCTNHFLSYLLSAYPQFENNTPPLDGLLFYHKRAHYVAGETPLVGWLYPYMIPEVLGEDIIIHPEYIDETPEGYVNQADFIQKFEIKYSKKNKRRSINIKMDMDSNKIETTTTTNEAVNITMEDEKEKCDKEKEVNEAEMK; translated from the exons ATGGACGAAGATTTAGACATCCTCGAAAAAGCGCTATTAAATCTCGAAGCCACAGAGAAGGAAGCAGAAAAATCGGGCAATCATGAAAGACTTTACAAGAACTGGGGCAAATTCGGAAATCAAGAAGAAAGACGAATGCGTCTTCTGGAAATTCAAAAAgg caatagaaataacaaaatagatAGATTTCGGGGCATCTTGGATCTCGTGAATTCCGGTGATGATAGTAAATTATTCAAACCATACAAGAAG GTTCAATACAGACCAAATATATATGTTGCTGGATTTCATAAGACCTGTCTTACATACAGTAATGTCCTTATGCTATCAGAATGGATGATTGAAAAGCCGAGAGATTTTAGCAAGAACTGGTATGTGGTGCCTTGTCCAAAAGGCATGCGGTTGCTCGTTGTTTCAAATCAT ggaaCAACAAAGTTCTATTCAAAGTATGGACATTTTAAATTCGAGCTTCACACTGGCTTGCCAGGAGGAAATCCATACAATTGCTACCGCAAGAATTGCTGTGTATTGGACTGTTTCTTCTGTGAAAAGACAAACACTATGTATTTACTGGACTTGCTTGCTTGGAATAATCAGCCAATGACTGATGGAGAG ACCGAATTCCGTCATTATTGGATGAAAACTCAGCTAGAAGATTTTCCGGATACAAAAACGATCAATAAGAAAAACAAGGTTATCATAAAAATACTCCCCATGATGCCATGTACAAATCATTTCCTCAGCTA cTTACTTAGTGCATATCCTCAATTCGAGAATAATACTCCACCACTAGATGGCTTGCTTTTCTATCACAAGAGAGCGCACTACGTTGCTGGGGAGACTCCTTTAGTCGGTTGGTTGTACCCTTACATGATACCCGAAGTTCTTGGAgaag atataataatacatCCAGAGTACATAGATGAAACGCCAGAAGGTTATGTGAATCAAGCTGACTTTATTCAgaagtttgaaattaaatattcaaagaaaaacaaaagacgGAGCATTAATATTAAGATGGATATGGACTCTAATAAGATTGAG ACAACAACTACTACAAATGAAGCTGTTAACATAACAATGGAAGACGAGAAAGAAAAGTGTGATAAAGAAAAAGAAGTGAATGAGgctgaaatgaaataa